In Methanothermus fervidus DSM 2088, a single genomic region encodes these proteins:
- a CDS encoding aspartate kinase (COGs: COG0527 Aspartokinase~InterPro IPR018042: IPR005260: IPR001341: IPR001048: IPR 002912~KEGG: mth:MTH802 aspartate kinase~PFAM: aspartate/glutamate/uridylate kinase; amino acid-binding ACT domain protein~PRIAM: Aspartate kinase~SPTR: O26893 Aspartokinase~TIGRFAM: aspartate kinase; aspartate kinase, monofunctional class~PFAM: ACT domain; Amino acid kinase family~TIGRFAM: aspartate kinase, monofunctional class; aspartate kinase) — translation MALIVVKFGGTSIGNGKRIRKAANAVVKEYMSGKKVVVVVSAINKTTDELIKIVEDATKNIVTEKQLAEVISMGEMTSARIFASAIESFGVKSEYIDPFSDKWPIITDSNLLNAEVDLETTKKLSKNILNLLDEGIIPVICGFLGKDKEGHITTLGRGGSDVTAFVLAKCLNADEVIIVTDVSGVMTTDPNLIKSAKRLEKISVEEMRDLATHGAKVLHPDALKYKEPNLRAKIISFKHGDLSAPGTEIIGPSKEKTLKTTMSYPEPLSVIAVVGEEILYKPGILAKITSRLAKDNINILGISTGQNSVTLFVNKKDARKAHKILHELVIKDKDLSSVSIGKDVGMISVSSPDFVTTPGIISKITEPLKKHNINIVEISSSQTSIVIFVEWKDCEKVYNLVRDVLGSS, via the coding sequence ATGGCACTAATAGTTGTTAAATTTGGTGGGACATCAATAGGGAATGGAAAAAGAATTAGAAAGGCTGCCAATGCGGTAGTTAAAGAATACATGTCTGGAAAGAAAGTAGTAGTCGTAGTTTCTGCCATAAACAAAACAACAGATGAGCTAATTAAAATTGTAGAAGATGCAACAAAAAATATTGTAACAGAAAAACAGTTGGCTGAAGTAATTTCTATGGGTGAAATGACCAGTGCTAGAATATTTGCATCTGCTATAGAATCTTTTGGAGTAAAATCTGAATATATAGATCCATTTAGCGATAAATGGCCAATAATAACTGATAGTAATCTATTAAACGCTGAAGTAGATTTAGAAACAACCAAAAAATTGTCAAAAAATATATTAAATCTTCTGGATGAAGGAATAATTCCAGTTATATGTGGATTTCTTGGTAAAGACAAGGAAGGACATATTACAACATTGGGAAGAGGTGGAAGTGACGTAACTGCTTTTGTTCTAGCAAAGTGTTTAAATGCAGATGAGGTTATCATTGTTACTGATGTAAGTGGAGTAATGACGACAGACCCTAATTTAATAAAAAGTGCAAAAAGATTGGAAAAAATATCAGTAGAAGAAATGAGGGATTTGGCCACACATGGTGCAAAGGTTTTACATCCAGATGCATTAAAATATAAAGAACCTAATTTAAGAGCAAAAATAATAAGTTTTAAGCATGGAGATTTATCTGCACCTGGAACTGAAATTATAGGACCATCAAAAGAGAAAACTTTAAAAACAACAATGTCCTATCCAGAACCATTATCTGTTATAGCAGTAGTTGGTGAAGAGATACTTTATAAGCCAGGCATACTTGCTAAAATAACTTCCAGACTTGCAAAAGATAATATAAATATTTTAGGAATTTCTACAGGCCAAAATTCTGTAACTTTATTTGTTAACAAAAAAGATGCTAGGAAAGCCCATAAAATTTTACATGAATTAGTTATTAAAGACAAGGATCTTAGTTCTGTATCCATAGGTAAAGATGTAGGAATGATAAGTGTTTCAAGCCCTGATTTTGTAACAACTCCTGGAATTATTTCAAAAATTACAGAACCATTGAAAAAACATAACATAAACATTGTGGAAATTTCATCTTCCCAGACATCAATAGTTATTTTTGTAGAATGGAAAGATTGCGAAAAAGTCTATAATCTTGTTCGCGATGTTTTAGGATCCTCATGA
- a CDS encoding SSU ribosomal protein S17E (COGs: COG1383 Ribosomal protein S17E~InterPro IPR018273: IPR001210~KEGG: mth:MTH803 30S ribosomal protein S17e~PFAM: Ribosomal protein S17e~SPTR: O26894 30S ribosomal protein S17e~PFAM: Ribosomal S17), which produces MGNIRTALIKRVAKELIETFPDKFSDNFDENKAVLEEISTVETKHLRNKIAGYITKLMKQRSS; this is translated from the coding sequence ATGGGAAACATTAGAACTGCGTTGATAAAAAGAGTTGCAAAAGAATTAATAGAAACTTTTCCAGACAAGTTTTCAGACAATTTTGATGAAAACAAGGCAGTTTTAGAAGAAATTTCAACCGTAGAAACAAAACATTTGAGAAATAAAATAGCAGGTTACATAACAAAACTTATGAAACAAAGATCATCTTAA
- a CDS encoding Chorismate mutase, type II (InterPro IPR020822: IPR002701~KEGG: mth:MTH804 chorismate mutase~PFAM: Chorismate mutase, type II~SPTR: O26895 Chorismate mutase, subunit A~PFAM: Chorismate mutase type II~TIGRFAM: chorismate mutase, archaeal type) — translation MDKSEAKKILNETREQIDILDKKILKLICERTLLGKKIAKAKMILGMDIEDPIREKEIENKARKIARKNKINEKKITKIVKILTEMNREEQKKVMGR, via the coding sequence ATGGATAAATCGGAAGCAAAGAAAATTCTAAATGAAACAAGAGAACAAATAGATATATTAGATAAAAAAATTTTGAAGCTTATCTGTGAAAGAACACTCCTTGGCAAAAAAATAGCAAAAGCAAAAATGATACTAGGTATGGATATTGAAGACCCTATAAGGGAGAAAGAAATTGAAAATAAGGCAAGGAAGATTGCTAGAAAAAATAAAATTAATGAAAAGAAAATTACAAAAATAGTAAAGATATTAACTGAGATGAATAGAGAAGAACAAAAAAAAGTGATGGGGAGGTAG
- a CDS encoding shikimate kinase (COGs: COG1685 shikimate kinase~InterPro IPR006203: IPR010189: IPR014721: IPR020568: IPR 006204: IPR013750~KEGG: mth:MTH805 shikimate kinase~PFAM: GHMP kinase; GHMP kinase domain protein~SPTR: O26896 Shikimate kinase~TIGRFAM: shikimate kinase~PFAM: GHMP kinases C terminal; GHMP kinases N terminal domain~TIGRFAM: shikimate kinase) has protein sequence MFGGISIKKKVKSPGSATVINAIATGKGSAFGIKLYVTAEAKIINSGIKCSTKPKVDTKLMEICAKKVLERLGVKTGLKIKTESNLPVASGLSSSSAASNAVTLAVYELISEEFDTEKLDDMDIIELAIDSSLEAGVTITGAFDDATASFFGGLTITDNLRREIIYKGKMDEKKVVIYNPKKKSFTAEADVKRMKLISPWVDIAFKELLNKNIYKALTLNGILYSSALGFNTDIIFDALDAGALASGLSGTGPSFIAIVDNDKVDNVVDAWNSYPGEVILTEVDNEGTKVI, from the coding sequence TTGTTTGGAGGGATATCTATTAAGAAAAAGGTGAAATCTCCTGGTTCAGCAACAGTTATTAATGCTATCGCCACAGGAAAAGGATCAGCATTTGGAATAAAACTTTATGTTACTGCTGAAGCTAAAATAATTAATTCTGGTATTAAATGTAGTACAAAACCTAAAGTTGACACAAAACTAATGGAAATTTGTGCAAAAAAAGTTTTAGAACGTTTAGGGGTAAAAACAGGATTAAAAATAAAAACTGAATCAAATCTTCCAGTGGCTTCAGGTTTATCAAGTAGTAGTGCGGCATCAAATGCAGTTACTTTGGCAGTATATGAATTAATTTCAGAAGAATTTGACACAGAAAAATTAGATGATATGGATATTATAGAATTAGCAATCGATTCATCATTAGAAGCAGGAGTGACAATAACAGGGGCTTTTGACGATGCCACAGCATCATTTTTTGGAGGATTAACAATAACAGATAATTTAAGAAGGGAAATAATATATAAAGGTAAAATGGATGAAAAAAAAGTAGTAATATATAATCCTAAGAAAAAATCTTTCACTGCTGAAGCAGATGTAAAAAGAATGAAGTTAATATCACCATGGGTAGATATTGCATTCAAAGAACTTTTAAATAAAAATATTTATAAGGCTTTAACATTGAATGGTATACTTTATTCCTCTGCACTTGGATTCAACACAGATATAATTTTTGATGCACTGGATGCTGGTGCACTAGCTTCGGGGCTTTCAGGAACAGGGCCTTCTTTCATTGCAATTGTTGACAATGACAAAGTTGACAATGTTGTGGATGCATGGAATTCATATCCTGGCGAAGTAATATTAACTGAAGTTGACAATGAAGGAACAAAGGTGATTTAA
- a CDS encoding redox-active disulfide protein 1 (InterPro IPR011767: IPR004502: IPR012335: IPR012336: IPR 002109~KEGG: mth:MTH807 thioredoxin~PFAM: glutaredoxin~SPTR: O26898 Probable Thioredoxin~TIGRFAM: redox-active disulfide protein 1~PFAM: Glutaredoxin~TIGRFAM: small redox-active disulfide protein 1), translated as MVVKIEIFTSPTCPHCPSAIALAEEIKEEYGNKVEIEEIDVMENREKAIEYGLLAVPTIAINGEVKFVGTPSKEEFKRAIEEELKNE; from the coding sequence GTGGTAGTAAAAATAGAGATATTTACATCTCCCACATGCCCTCATTGTCCATCAGCCATTGCATTAGCCGAAGAAATTAAAGAAGAATATGGTAACAAAGTTGAAATTGAAGAAATAGATGTGATGGAAAATAGAGAAAAGGCAATAGAATATGGTTTGTTAGCAGTTCCTACAATAGCAATAAATGGAGAAGTTAAATTTGTTGGAACTCCTTCTAAAGAAGAATTTAAAAGAGCTATTGAAGAAGAATTAAAAAATGAATAA